A genomic stretch from Theobroma cacao cultivar B97-61/B2 chromosome 4, Criollo_cocoa_genome_V2, whole genome shotgun sequence includes:
- the LOC18601821 gene encoding uncharacterized protein LOC18601821 produces MSTPTAPHPTPPIFDEKNYTIWAIKMEAYLRGNYLWNAIEYEDEPPALRDNETITQIKQYSEEIAKRYRVVSFIRAIVSEIIFSRIMGCKTAKEAWNKLQQEFQGSARSRQMQVQNLRREFELLRMKDTQFVMDYADRVMSLVNQIRMLGEDLQEVWVVEKILNSVPEKFKATVSSLEQTKDLSQLTIIELVTALEAYE; encoded by the coding sequence ATGTCGACTCCTACAGCACCTCACCCAACTCCACCCATctttgatgaaaaaaattacacaatcTGGGCTATCAAGATGGAGGCATATCTTAGAGGAAATTACCTCTGGAATGCCATAGAATATGAGGATGAGCCGCCTGCGTTGAGAGATAATGAAACAATTACGCAGATTAAACAATACTCTGAAGAGATAGCAAAGCGATACAGAGTTGTGTCCTTCATTCGTGCAATTGTGTCTGAGATTATATTTAGTAGAATCATGGGTTGCAAGACTGCAAAGGAAGCGTGGAACAAACTTCAACAAGAGTTTCAAGGATCTGCAAGAAGTAGACAAATGCAGGTTCAAAATCTTCGAAGAGAGTTTGAGCTTCTCAGAATGAAAGATACTCAATTTGTCATGGATTATGCTGATCGAGTGATGAGCCTAGTAAATCAGATTCGCATGCTAGGTGAAGACTTGCAAGAGGTATGGGTTGTTGAGAAAATTCTTAATAGTGTTCCAGAAAAATTTAAAGCAACAGTGTCTTCCTTAGAGCAAACTAAAGACTTGTCTCAACTCACTATTATTGAGTTGGTGACTGCACTGGAAGCTTATGAATAA
- the LOC18601823 gene encoding uncharacterized protein LOC18601823 isoform X2 — MDPLKHFPSKEGCSSSESGWTRYLASPMQDDFECSEDNYNKYSIKDDDDNDGDDGEGNSDDSMVSDASSAPSHHQYKHDEGDYAGKHSSRKEGKKEAKKSVKNSGKSKRRLGGQAKSGK, encoded by the exons ATGGACCCCTTGAAACACTTTCCGAGCAAAGAAGGATGCAGTAGCAGTGAATCAGGGTGGACAAGGTACTTAGCTTCGCCTATGCAAGATGATTTTGAATGCAGTGAAGACAATTATAACAAGTACAGCATcaaagatgatgatgataacgATGGTGATGATGGTGAGGGAAATAGTGATGATTCAATGGTATCTGATGCCTCTTCTGCCCCAAGtcatcatcaatataaacA TGATGAAGGTGATTACGCTGGCAAGCATTCTTCACGCAaggagggaaagaaagaagcGAAAAAGAGTGTCAAGAACAGTGGCAAATCCAAACGGAGACTCGGTGGTCAAGCAAAGTCCGGCAAGTAG
- the LOC18601823 gene encoding uncharacterized protein LOC18601823 isoform X1, giving the protein MDPLKHFPSKEGCSSSESGWTRYLASPMQDDFECSEDNYNKYSIKDDDDNDGDDGEGNSDDSMVSDASSAPSHHQYKHKDGQGSHSSSHLKHDEGDYAGKHSSRKEGKKEAKKSVKNSGKSKRRLGGQAKSGK; this is encoded by the coding sequence ATGGACCCCTTGAAACACTTTCCGAGCAAAGAAGGATGCAGTAGCAGTGAATCAGGGTGGACAAGGTACTTAGCTTCGCCTATGCAAGATGATTTTGAATGCAGTGAAGACAATTATAACAAGTACAGCATcaaagatgatgatgataacgATGGTGATGATGGTGAGGGAAATAGTGATGATTCAATGGTATCTGATGCCTCTTCTGCCCCAAGtcatcatcaatataaacACAAGGATGGTCAAGGTAGTCATAGTAGTTCTCATCTTAAGCATGATGAAGGTGATTACGCTGGCAAGCATTCTTCACGCAaggagggaaagaaagaagcGAAAAAGAGTGTCAAGAACAGTGGCAAATCCAAACGGAGACTCGGTGGTCAAGCAAAGTCCGGCAAGTAG
- the LOC18601827 gene encoding protein GLUTAMINE DUMPER 6, with translation MGPANTTSSIKLSTSSPLPYLFGSLALVLILIALALVMLACSYRKRSANSSSSQVQLKQEMAMNTVLDSEPKIVVIMAGDDKPTFLAKPVSSSICRCEQV, from the coding sequence ATGGGGCCGGCAAATACAACATCAAGCATCAAGCTAAGCACTAGTTCTCCCCTGCCTTACCTCTTCGGCAGCTTGGCTTTGGTGTTAATTTTGATAGCTTTGGCATTGGTTATGCTGGCATGCTCCTATAGAAAACGCTCCGCAAATTCATCATCTAGTCAAGTTCAGCTAAAGCAAGAAATGGCAATGAACACAGTTCTTGATTCGGAACCAAAAATTGTTGTGATCATGGCCGGAGACGACAAGCCTACCTTCTTGGCAAAACCAGTCTCTTCTTCGATATGCCGCTGTGAACAAGTTTGA
- the LOC18601828 gene encoding protein GLUTAMINE DUMPER 6 has translation MGAANTTATIKLWKSPIPFLFGSLAIVLLLIVVSLVMLVCSCRKNSANSPEDTEEKPPENIISVLDAEPKILVIMAGNDKPTYVATPVTSSVYRCEQV, from the coding sequence atgggAGCTGCAAACACTACagcaacaatcaagctatggAAATCTCcaattcctttcctttttggCAGCTTGGCCATAGTTTTATTGTTGATAGTCGTCTCATTGGTCATGCTGGTGTGCTCATGTAGGAAGAACTCTGCTAATTCACCAGAGGATACGGAAGAAAAACCACCAGAAAACATCATCTCTGTGCTTGATGCTGAGCCAAAGATTCTTGTGATCATGGCTGGCAACGACAAGCCTACGTACGTGGCCACCCCGGTTACTTCTTCAGTTTATCGTTGTGAGCAAGTATaa